From Hemibagrus wyckioides isolate EC202008001 linkage group LG11, SWU_Hwy_1.0, whole genome shotgun sequence:
ATCGTAGCATCGTCACCGATCCCTCTTCCAGTGCAAAGAACAAAGGCTCAAATTGTCTAAGACCTCCTCCGACACGCCTAGACAAGTACAAATGCCCCAAGGCCGCTGCTCCTGTTAACACTTCACAGGGCGGAACTCAATCTCCCATTAAAGACATTGTTTCTAAAGACACCCAAGTCCACGCCCCAGTATCCTGGAAGGACCCTGAGCATAGCCAAGGTCCAAAAAGAGAGGAGGAGTCTCAACCGGAGACCATaccccttcctcctcctcctcctcctcctcttgagCCTCCTGCCCACCTTACTCCACCCGGCATGGAAGGGCAGCGTTCGCCATCACCTCACTTCGCTCCCCAGAGACTGACTGACAAGccccctgtctctgtctcccagCAGGATGAAGCCACAGGAAGGTAAGACATTCCTCCAGATCTTACTAACAACACCGCTTAATGCAGGAGGATGATGAGTTGGAGCCCGTGAAGGTTTTCCACTGTCGTGCCACAGCTGGGTTTATGTTTCAGCTGCACTCTACAAACGATCACTGGAAGCTATACTGATCTTCGGCGTGGTGATTTAATTACGACCCTGCTCTTGTTGTGCTCAATCTCAAACAAGAGGCTTATTCACATACGGCTGTGCTGAAAATTGCAACCGAATGATACAGTAGTTCATCATGAATGTCTCGCACTTAGAATTTCTCAGtctggttttttgttttgtttgtctctgCTTTTTCCCCCTAAAGAGCAGCAGTATTTTTGTGCAGCCCTTGCTGTGAATTTCCACCACTTTTTTCACAGGGAGGAGTCCAAaggttagagtgtgtgattatatttaggcataggaaaaaaaacaaaccctgtcATTTGGCAGGAAGATAGAATATCAGAATATACTTAacgtggcttttttttttgtttgtttgtttgtttttttactcatTGTTAGTCATTGTAACGAacattaaaatctatttttgtgttttcattttcacttttattactggcttttttttaatctgttgtAAAGTTATTTGTAACAAGATGACGCATCTCACAATATATTTTCAAGGTTCCCTAGTAGGATGTATGTGGAATAGGGTTGAAAGCACTTTCTGTGTTGTCTGTCTGAGCATGAGTAGCAGTTTGACATGAGGATAACTTCATGTGTATCAGTGAAAGCATTTGTTTGCCTTCACTCTCCTTGGTTTCTTAAGCTGACATGTGATTAGAGGAAAGCTAGCTAGTGGCTTGGAACTGGCATAGGAACAAAAACTATGGAGAAAGTTTTTTGGGGAGTGAGAGATCAGAGAGTTTATTCACAGGCGTACTCTTCAGGTATTTAGAGTTCAACACCAGCATTGCTTTCCCTATGTTTCCATTTCTAAACAGTgaatatgaatttttaattttgAATATTGCTTATTAAAGAGACTCATCTGTTCCTCAATGACAGTATTGCTATTTTCTCATCATCTATTCTATTTTAGGATGGACAAGGTGACTGACGACAGCAGCACTGTGAAAAAAGTGCCCATCAAAATCGTCCACTCTGAAAGcagcacagagaaagaaaatcgACAGTACCTTCACCCAAGCACAGAGACATCTCTCAACTCGCAGCCCCCAGTCTTGTCTCTGTCCAGTCTGGGAGCACCAGAGCTATCCTCTTCTCCATTTTGCACATACACACGTCAAAGAGAGCAGGAAAATGAAGCCATGGGCCCTCAGAAGGAGCAGGAGTTTCACGCTGATGTCACAGGGCCTCAGGAGCCACAAAAAGGCCCCTGTGTGGATCATAGCACTAACGGAGTCTTCTCGGGCAGCCTCGGTGCTTCCTCTTACTCTGAGGAAGATGAGAAGAGAGAGGTGTTGGCCAGGGACATCATGGACAAGGATAAGTCTTTGGCAGACATTTTGGACCAGAGCAAGAGGAGAACCACTATGGACCTGATGGAAGGGATTTTCCCAGAAGGAGAGCAGCTGGTTGAGGAGGCACACCAACGCAGGAGAGCTGCACCCAAACTGACCCAAACCTCACGTAGCTCTGAGGAGAGGTCAGGCCATGCACTTTTTAtgcactgtggtgtgtgtaatgttcagTAGTGTCTACATCAGCGTGGAGGTTCATGAACAGTATAATTTCAGTTGttcataaaaattaaataaacgtCAGCTATATTttagtgaatattttattattatattttagaatatactatatatacccCCCCCCCTTTGATGCCGGAGCATCAAAGTTGCTGTTACAGTGTGCAGTTTTTTTGGGGGTTTGTATATCACACTAATGTTATGAAATCTCTGGCCCCCTAGTGATTAAATGAAAAATGGCAATTTTCATACTTTTGGATGGAGAATTTGGTGTTTCTTTGTTTAATCAGTTAaacataattaaattaaaagtaatTGTTACTTTTAGACCTATGAAGTGCACACAAGCATGTTCTCACACATAACCTTCTGACGTTTTCTCAGGAGGGAGGAGGACAGCATGGTGGCAGCGGCAGCTCTGGTGACCAGCTCAGCTTATTACAGCACATCAGCTCCTAAAGCAGAGCTGCTTATTAAAATGAAGGACATGCAGGAGCAGAGTGTAGAGCTTGAATCAGAagaggagctggaggaggacAACGACACGGAGCTCGCCAACAAGAAGGTAGGGCTCACTCGTAGTGCACAGTCAGCTGAATGACCACAACACTCCACATTTATGCAAACATTCAATCAGACAATTGTGTGGCAGCTGCACGGTACATAAGATCATGCAGATGCAGGCCAGCAGCTTCAGTTagtgttcacatcaaccatcaaaATGGGAAATTTAGATTTTGAACGTGGCACGATTGTTGACGCCAGGcaagctggtttgagtatttcagaaactgctgatctcattGGATTTTCACAcgcaacagtctctagagtttacacagaatggtgcaaaaaccATCAAGCcagtgacagttctgtgggtggaaatgccttgatgatgagagaggtcagaggaagaTGGCCAGATTTCGGTTCAAGCCAGCAAGAAGGATATATTAACTCATGTAATCACTCTTTAAAACTGTGGTGAGccaaaaagcatctcagaaccaTTCTGTGTAATCTCAAGAGACTGGTgcatgtgaaaatcccaggtcAGCAGTGGAACCATGCCattgttaaagtcacagagttCACACattgaacattaactgaagctctgaaACTGGATCTGTATGactgtctacactgtgatgttgCATGAATGTGTAGGTGTATACGTGTTGCTAATAAAGTGCTGAGTCAGTGTACATCAGAAACTGGAAATCTGACCATGCttaacaccttttttttttttttatccatttttattaaGTTGTTTATTTGGAATTCGAATAAAGTTCACAGATGTGTTAActataaatgtgtttatagttTCATTTTTGTTCAAACAAACTGCTGAAAGTTAGGGCAGAATTGTAcaatatgtattattttaatcaaaCTTGGCACATCTCTTTAACTACATAAAGATTACATACTTAAGTTACAGGAAAGCTTCAAAGAGAGCTGTAAGAGGAGATTTTGACACACAATACGTCTGTTTTCATTTATAGCAAGAGCTGATTGAGAGCCTGAGCAAGAAGCTGCAGGTGCTGCGGGAGGCGCGAGAGAGTCTGCAGGAGGACATGCAGGACAACAACGCTCTGGGCGAGGAGGTAGAGGCCACTGTACAGGCCGTCTGCAAACCCAACGAGCTGGAGAAATTCCGCATGTTTGTCGGGGACCTGGACAAAGTGGTCAGCCTTCTGCTGTCTCTGTCTGGACGACTGGCACGTGTCGAGAATGCCCTCAACAGCCTGGAGGAGGACGCACCACTCGAAGAAAGGGTGAGGAGACAACATCAAAACTGCTGAGACAAGCACAATGGATTACAGAATTAGTTAGTTAAAGATCTGAAGCGAAATGAACCAGATAAACTTTTTGCATCTCTTTACTAGGCATCTAAATCATAGACCATCATTAAAAGAAGAGCAGCCTGAATACATTGGGacttttttccattcatacataTAGATATCAGCTTGGTTTCTAATATAAAGGGCTATAAACTGAATACTGCCTTGTGCTTGAGGAGAAATTGTATAGAAATATATTCTGATTGACTTGCTTGCTGTGATAGTATTTAGACCGCAAATGCCACAAACAGTTTTGCattcaagtctccatcagtaaaCAGTTGATACCTTCAACAAAATAAAGTTCACTTTAAAACTTGAAAGAATTCCCAGGTTACTTAATTTCGGTTTTTTTGACCAGATTGTTCAGTTATTAAACAGAAACTATTTATAATactatccggtgtcacccagatgaggctGGTTCCTCATAGCCTATTTTCTTGCTAGTCTCTGTGCCTGGCTTGCACATTTGGGATAAATGTATGCGTTTAAATCTTGTACCCTGAACTAttgtattttatacatttctgtaaagctgctttgtgacgttgttaaaagagctatacaaataaatgaatttaattgaacTAGTAATGGATATTCAAACTGGACAAACAGCATATCGCTCATTCTTCTCTCGCCTCTACAGCGCACGTTGATGGAGAAGCGTAAGCTGTTGATCCGTCAGCACGAGGACGCCAAGGAGCTGAAGGACAACTTGGATCGGCGAGAGCGAGTTGTTTGCGACATCCTGGCCAGCTACCTGCAGGAGGAGAGCTTGGCCGACTACGAGCACTTCGTCAAGATGAAGTCGGCCCTCATCATTGAACAGCGCAAACTGGAGGATAAGATCAAACTGGGCGAGGAGCAGCTCAAGTGTCTGATGGACAGTTTGCCTCCAGATCAGAGGTCATTCTGCTGAGAAATGGCAAATAACCTTTACAAAGTGATACCGTGTCCAGATTTCAAAGTCAGAACAGATCTGAATCAGACTCTGGCATTGCTGACACCCTGATGATGCCGATGTTTTCAGAATGCTCATGCTCAGCTTTTGTGCACAGAGCCGAACCACCTTTCGAACCACACCCAAATTTGGGCTGCATCGATACTGTTCAACCACGCTATACTGGATAAAATGCAAATTTCAAAGCGCTTATTGTAAGACCATGAAACTGTTTATCTGACGTATTACCCTGACCTTGTCCCACTTACTCTTTTCAGTATCTAGTGTTTCTGTAATTTTGCTTGTTGACCACTAGTGGGCAGTGGAAGATGGTTACATTTGCCTTGACCACATAGTACAAACCACTTTCCACTCATCCCTTACAGTAGTATACACATAGAAAACTCTAACATTTACAGCTTATGTTCATAACCCTTATCCCATATTTAACTTTCTGTCCAGTGTCGGTGAAATGCTGGCCTTTCACGACTGTGCATTTTTTCATATGGCATCAGTCCCTGTCCTGTCATGTCTAAAACAATTTCATGTTTTTAGTAATTTATTGTAGACTTAAATCTGTAAATAAGACTAGGATATGCTAGTTTTTACCCTTCACTTATTTGATCTTAGTTTAGAAAACTTTCAGTTTAGCTTACATGTGCGGATGAAAAAGAAACATATTTGTTGGAATTAGAGCCACCTCAATACCggctttttgtaaaatatttgagGGACTGCCTGAGCAATACAATATTCTCACTGAGAATTAAATGCTTGTCTATAAAATAACGACTGCCTTTTGCTCCATGATGTCtcgagtgttttttttttttttttttttggttgttgttgctGTACACAGTGCTTAACGTTTTTAGCGCCACACCCTGGAAAAGTGTTCATCACATGACTGTGTATAAATAGCAGTCTCACATGACTGGTGACGTGTCTAAATGCAAGTCCAATCTGGGTGAAAGAAAagtatttttgtgtatttttttggtTATTCCATAAACTAAGTCTTCTCTCACGTTATAACAAATAGCTGGTGTTTAGTGGTATTTTATATCACAGTGGTGATGAATTCTTGACTGATTCCTCAActgaacagcagctctgaccgcTGTGCCTGTGTCACATCCAGCTCCATCATGCTGATGATTCACGccatgatgtgttttattccttgtttaGCCTACTTCCTCCTCTCAGCCGTAGCATTGCATTTCACCCATTTTGGGAAAAATGACATGAGCTGGACTGTTGTGTTACACTGAAACGTGACAACGTTcttttataaacagaaaaaaacaaaacctcatATTCCTgtgatggatggctggatgaatTTGATGGATAGGAGAAAAAATATTCCTTTGCAGTTGTTACTGAATGTGAATCACATACAATTTAATCATGATCTAGAATAGTGGCTTTAACCCACTTTAATAGGatcacctgtacacctgctcctttatgcagttattcaatcagccaatcatttgCCAGCAgcataatgcataaaatcatgcagctaCAGGTCAAAAGCTTCACATCACACGTCAAGATGGggaaagtgtgatctctgtgactgcAGCTGTGGCAAGGTAGCTGGTGATAGATGTTCTGATATTTCAGAACCTGCTGatgatctgggattttcacacacaacagtctctaaggtttatacagaatggtatataaatacatacgtacatacagacacacacacgcagctctggaaaaaaataagagaccactgcctaATCTCctgatttgaaccctattgaaaacctctggaatgtcatcaagaggaagatggatggtcacaaagctgagctgtttgcttttttgcaaaaagagtggtataaagttccccagcagcaatgtgaaaaactggtggagagcatggagccaaaacgcatgcaaatcggggttattccaccaaatactgattttttaatgttatttagccaaagcattaaacacattttgtttacaaattatttgcattctgttttatttgagttattaaaacTCTGCAAAttctgcatgatcttgggttattttgatgtgttgtcatttcctttaaatatacactctaaataacaatagttttattttgaatttaggagaaatattgtcagcagttcacaaaaaatgaaacaaaactgttcatctcaccaatacatgcacctgtaggaaaaaaacataagaaaatgaTTATCTTGCAGTggtgtcttatttttttccagagctgtatatatatatatatatatatatatatatatatatatatatatatatatatatatatatatatatatatatatatatatatatatatatatatgtatgtgcgtgtgtgtgtttgtgtttactgcTTGTAAAACtttcaaaaacataaaaccagGTGATATGATTCAATATAATTTGATCTCCCCAGTTCCCCCACTTCTGCAATAATGTTTGTACCAATACACTATTATTTTAAGATGATCAGTATCTGCTTGATTAATGCATTAGAAGAAGTGTATTAATTTGATGTGAATTaagtgctgttagaggaaagtGCAGTCAAGGCTTGTTCacatgaatggaaaaaaacacatgGTACCTTTATCACAGTTGGCAGAGCTGATAGGCGGTCTtgataggagtgtgtgtgtgagaaagagatgtATATAGAGAGATTATCCGGGCCCTTATTTGTACaccataaaatgttttaaatttggACCCTTTCTGAACTCTTAAGATTTCCCCTAAAGGGACAAAAGAACCCATAAAAGGTTCTAGATTTCACACATTAACCCTCTGATGCAGCTAAAAGAGTAAATGCCCTGGTGCCTGAGTACCACCTTTCTCAAATAGTCTAACTTACAAATAAACAGCTTGCCTTCCTCTGTGTATGCactctacaaaaaaaaacactccaggAATTAGACAATCATCACGTAGCTAATTATATACAGTCCCTCctggagttttttttaattgttgcaGGCAAAAATAGTTGAATTTGTTGCAGCTTGATCATGGGAATTTTCACACACCAATCTCTATAGTGTACCAAGAAAAGTACAGAAAAAACCCTCTGGTGAGCAGCAGAAATGCCCGGCTGACTGAGGTCAGAGCAGGATGGCCAGCCTGGTTCAAGGTGACAGGAAGGTTATGGAATCTTAAATACAACCTTGGT
This genomic window contains:
- the shroom2a gene encoding protein Shroom2 isoform X7; the encoded protein is MRQPWLSDGGYNGLLPKPRQEPASLLTGGELESKFSDTPSTQKSPPSPAGPSQHFLDHRSIVTDPSSSAKNKGSNCLRPPPTRLDKYKCPKAAAPVNTSQGGTQSPIKDIVSKDTQVHAPVSWKDPEHSQGPKREEESQPETIPLPPPPPPPLEPPAHLTPPGMEGQRSPSPHFAPQRLTDKPPVSVSQQDEATGRMDKVTDDSSTVKKVPIKIVHSESSTEKENRQYLHPSTETSLNSQPPVLSLSSLGAPELSSSPFCTYTRQREQENEAMGPQKEQEFHADVTGPQEPQKGPCVDHSTNGVFSGSLGASSYSEEDEKREVLARDIMDKDKSLADILDQSKRRTTMDLMEGIFPEGEQLVEEAHQRRRAAPKLTQTSRSSEERREEDSMVAAAALVTSSAYYSTSAPKAELLIKMKDMQEQSVELESEEELEEDNDTELANKKQELIESLSKKLQVLREARESLQEDMQDNNALGEEVEATVQAVCKPNELEKFRMFVGDLDKVVSLLLSLSGRLARVENALNSLEEDAPLEERRTLMEKRKLLIRQHEDAKELKDNLDRRERVVCDILASYLQEESLADYEHFVKMKSALIIEQRKLEDKIKLGEEQLKCLMDSLPPDQRSFC